Proteins encoded together in one Variovorax paradoxus EPS window:
- a CDS encoding type VI secretion system Vgr family protein, whose product MSSDTSNSFMPTYGATPWTSEGLNVARLSEQARLIKLQLPQAAPQNAVVVERFTATEGINELFAFTIDTLATSSEFDPFALIGEELSLRLLLANGSFRTWHGYLTAVDALGGDGGLARYRLHLQPWLAALGLRRDSFVYAAKSVQDIVSEVFADHTTATFTFEVAQELPVRPTCVQYRESDLAFVMRLLTEEGLSFRFEHEQTKDGESGGANNNGNNNTTPSHHRLVIFDREAKSPDCALPEIRFHRVDATEQQDAITAWSSKRQLVSNAVTLNAWDASVLQAPTGSTQSALAMGDVPVLEHYDGAGSQRYANNAAAARRAENQLVAFESRIKRYSAGGSVRQLGAGERFTLTQHDRYEGQKFVTLRVRHEAANNLGAQAAQVLEAGELEKGSYRNSFEAQPAEAQIAPIWRPKPTAPEAMVALVVGADDDEVPTAVHTQRDHRVQVRFHWQAQRAAAQQQSGQSGQGSLVAAGRHASNRQSVWLRVAAPVAGPNWGAHHLPRVGSEVLVSFIEGDIDRPVVSQQLYNGQDLPPWSAGTDSSANHAGVLSGWHSRALDGSGYNQWIADDAPGQVRTRLASSHATSQLNLGHLNAQSPDESNRGAWRGSGAELRSDAWVVTRAGEGLLISTLAQERAAGSVQDTASVRGQLAGALREAQNLSDAAGGAKALALNATALLQPLIDDIDPQKNGHYPGSVNGQDAKEPKGGEGADSRQGQDPVPAFARPLMVLDANMSLNMATPASATVYAGEAIHWTAQEQAHMAAGKTVSFAAGKSVGLYSHEGGIQVIAQEGPVSVQAHTDELEWLAKEGFTVTSSNDEIHVLAKQKITLKGGQTSIELDGANITLKMPGLLDVKGASKSFVGPKGSPAELPLLPTGAINEAQHFIELNHHYDDLEPVKGAAYKLIFDNGAVIRGKVDDNGFARHDGVPPGSAKVVWGEDERKWDGESKRPNDRFGAATDADAAIALVKGLMS is encoded by the coding sequence ATGTCATCAGACACATCAAACAGCTTCATGCCGACCTATGGCGCAACGCCATGGACGTCCGAAGGCCTGAACGTTGCGCGCCTCTCCGAACAGGCGCGGCTCATCAAGCTGCAATTGCCCCAAGCGGCACCGCAGAACGCCGTCGTCGTCGAGCGCTTCACCGCCACCGAAGGCATCAACGAACTCTTCGCCTTCACCATCGACACCCTCGCCACGTCGAGCGAGTTCGATCCCTTCGCGCTGATCGGCGAGGAGCTGAGCCTGCGCCTGCTGCTCGCCAACGGCAGCTTCCGCACCTGGCACGGCTACCTCACGGCGGTCGACGCGCTGGGCGGCGATGGCGGCCTCGCGCGCTACCGGCTGCACCTGCAGCCCTGGCTCGCCGCGCTCGGCCTGCGTCGCGACAGCTTCGTGTACGCCGCCAAGAGCGTGCAGGACATCGTGAGCGAGGTGTTCGCCGATCACACCACCGCCACCTTCACCTTCGAAGTCGCCCAAGAGTTGCCCGTGCGGCCGACCTGCGTGCAGTACCGCGAGTCGGACCTCGCCTTCGTGATGCGTCTGCTCACGGAGGAGGGTTTGAGCTTTCGCTTCGAGCACGAGCAGACGAAAGATGGCGAGAGCGGCGGCGCCAATAACAACGGCAACAACAACACGACGCCATCGCACCATCGCCTGGTGATCTTTGATCGCGAAGCGAAGTCGCCCGATTGCGCACTGCCCGAGATCCGCTTCCACCGCGTCGACGCCACCGAGCAGCAGGACGCGATCACCGCATGGAGCAGCAAGCGCCAGCTCGTCAGCAACGCCGTGACGCTGAACGCGTGGGATGCCAGCGTGCTGCAGGCGCCCACCGGCTCGACGCAGAGCGCGCTCGCCATGGGCGACGTGCCTGTGCTGGAGCACTACGACGGCGCGGGCTCCCAGCGCTACGCCAACAACGCCGCCGCCGCGCGGCGCGCCGAGAACCAGCTGGTGGCGTTCGAGTCGCGCATCAAGCGCTACAGCGCCGGGGGCAGCGTGCGGCAGCTGGGCGCCGGCGAGCGCTTCACGCTCACGCAGCACGACCGCTACGAGGGCCAGAAATTCGTCACGCTGCGCGTGCGCCACGAAGCCGCCAACAACCTCGGCGCGCAGGCCGCGCAGGTGCTCGAGGCCGGCGAGCTCGAGAAGGGCAGCTATCGCAACAGCTTCGAGGCGCAGCCAGCCGAAGCGCAGATCGCGCCGATCTGGCGGCCCAAGCCCACGGCGCCCGAGGCGATGGTCGCACTCGTGGTCGGCGCTGATGACGACGAGGTGCCGACGGCGGTTCACACGCAGCGCGATCACCGCGTGCAGGTGCGCTTTCATTGGCAGGCGCAGCGGGCGGCAGCGCAACAGCAGTCGGGGCAGAGCGGGCAAGGCAGTCTTGTCGCGGCGGGCCGGCATGCGAGCAATCGCCAGTCGGTATGGCTGCGCGTGGCCGCGCCGGTGGCCGGGCCGAACTGGGGCGCGCACCATCTGCCGCGCGTCGGCTCGGAGGTGCTGGTGTCGTTCATCGAAGGCGACATCGACCGGCCAGTGGTGAGCCAGCAGCTCTACAACGGACAGGATCTGCCGCCATGGTCCGCAGGCACCGATTCGTCGGCCAACCACGCGGGCGTGCTCTCGGGCTGGCACAGCCGTGCGCTCGACGGCAGCGGCTACAACCAATGGATCGCGGACGACGCGCCCGGGCAGGTGCGCACGCGCCTCGCCAGTTCGCATGCGACGAGCCAGCTGAACCTGGGGCATCTCAACGCGCAATCGCCCGACGAGAGCAATCGCGGTGCGTGGCGTGGCAGCGGTGCCGAACTGCGCTCGGATGCGTGGGTCGTCACGCGCGCTGGCGAAGGGCTCTTGATTTCGACGCTGGCGCAGGAGCGGGCCGCTGGCAGCGTGCAGGACACTGCGAGCGTGCGCGGTCAGTTGGCCGGTGCGTTGCGCGAGGCGCAGAACCTGTCGGATGCCGCCGGTGGCGCCAAGGCACTGGCATTGAATGCGACGGCATTGCTGCAGCCGCTCATCGACGACATCGATCCGCAGAAGAACGGGCACTACCCCGGCAGCGTCAATGGTCAGGACGCGAAGGAGCCAAAGGGCGGCGAGGGGGCAGATTCACGTCAAGGTCAGGACCCGGTGCCAGCCTTCGCTCGGCCACTCATGGTGCTGGACGCGAACATGAGCCTGAACATGGCCACGCCCGCGAGCGCGACGGTGTATGCGGGCGAGGCGATCCACTGGACCGCGCAGGAGCAGGCGCACATGGCGGCGGGCAAGACGGTGAGTTTTGCGGCGGGCAAGTCGGTGGGGCTCTACAGCCACGAAGGCGGCATCCAGGTCATCGCGCAGGAGGGGCCGGTGAGCGTGCAGGCGCATACCGATGAACTCGAATGGCTCGCGAAGGAGGGCTTCACGGTCACGAGCAGCAACGACGAGATCCACGTGCTGGCCAAGCAGAAGATCACGCTCAAGGGCGGGCAGACGAGCATCGAGCTGGATGGGGCGAACATCACGTTGAAGATGCCGGGGCTCTTGGATGTGAAGGGGGCGAGCAAGAGTTTTGTGGGGCCGAAGGGGAGCCCGGCGGAGTTGCCACTCTTGCCTACCGGGGCAATCAACGAAGCCCAGCATTTCATCGAGTTGAATCACCACTATGACGATCTGGAGCCCGTCAAAGGTGCGGCCTACAAGCTGATCTTCGACAACGGCGCGGTTATCCGCGGAAAGGTCGATGACAACGGATTCGCGCGCCATGACGGCGTGCCGCCGGGATCGGCGAAAGTCGTCTGGGGCGAGGACGAGCGCAAGTGGGACGGCGAATCGAAGCGACCGAATGACCGCTTCGGTGCGGCCACGGATGCCGATGCGGCCATTGCACTGGTGAAAGGGTTGATGTCGTGA
- a CDS encoding PoNe immunity protein domain-containing protein, with translation MAFKDMRRQKFLSESHANERDDDLTFGIRRYTERVGNPDLREEARRKSAWMAATYSLELVILRYTAGRPIEELSRELPSVIEAFDRYVPFNKPRPNEARSLEITQIEAYVYVTWLLALCKLLGHAESVPKVLAWLDIGREFSRGRDTLFEQIVGKLTGAMEDPGRYILHLAPYAPLGKAVIAEHADDRPALVKEFLDGWYKGLKECYWHGTHTDQIGYFGYWAFEAALVTVLWDIDDSSYRDHLVYPKDLVDWARDHRTEAVPSGPSRTPGGQACPQAGWWFTPALKGSRRYFKHGEVMPVIDGTDYGSTFWQWDVNQSAPKL, from the coding sequence ATGGCATTCAAGGACATGCGACGACAAAAATTCCTGAGCGAGTCGCACGCAAATGAACGGGATGACGATCTGACATTCGGAATTCGACGCTATACCGAAAGGGTTGGCAACCCGGATCTCCGCGAGGAGGCACGACGCAAATCCGCTTGGATGGCCGCAACGTATTCGCTCGAGCTCGTTATCCTCCGCTACACCGCTGGCCGCCCTATCGAAGAGTTGTCGCGTGAACTCCCCTCCGTCATCGAAGCTTTCGACCGCTACGTACCGTTCAACAAACCGCGCCCCAACGAAGCCCGCTCTCTCGAAATCACCCAGATCGAGGCATACGTCTATGTGACGTGGCTGCTGGCCCTGTGCAAACTGCTGGGCCATGCCGAGTCGGTTCCCAAGGTGCTGGCTTGGCTGGACATTGGCCGCGAATTCAGCCGGGGCCGTGACACCCTCTTCGAACAGATCGTGGGCAAGCTTACGGGCGCGATGGAAGACCCGGGGCGCTACATCCTGCACCTTGCGCCTTACGCCCCGTTGGGTAAGGCCGTGATCGCAGAGCATGCCGACGATCGCCCCGCATTGGTCAAGGAATTCCTGGACGGTTGGTACAAGGGCCTGAAGGAGTGCTACTGGCACGGCACTCACACAGATCAAATTGGCTATTTCGGCTACTGGGCCTTCGAAGCTGCGCTTGTTACGGTGCTCTGGGATATCGACGACAGCAGCTATCGAGACCACTTGGTCTACCCGAAGGACCTTGTCGATTGGGCTCGCGACCATCGAACGGAAGCTGTGCCGTCAGGCCCGAGTCGTACGCCGGGAGGGCAGGCGTGCCCGCAGGCCGGCTGGTGGTTCACGCCTGCATTGAAGGGAAGCCGGCGCTATTTCAAGCACGGTGAAGTCATGCCGGTCATTGATGGCACTGACTACGGTTCGACGTTCTGGCAATGGGACGTTAACCAGTCCGCACCTAAGCTCTGA
- a CDS encoding DUF6708 domain-containing protein yields MSRENNPDYDIRLPQWNAPDPQFEFGEQFQKKTLLGGKAPWRISLREKKEPVHGKADSCDSLLNIHSNAIVVGAPAGTTEITFMMGLYAILIGFAACMFGWGAFESIRDLDPEKSGYLLNSSIAIVLTIASIFFLVAAAFFFRIGFLTPRDLPVLFNRKTREVSFFTVIPMKFWKFWQRAGVGEIKTYRWDDAYARSYQLTELTGEAARSTYLLALLWGDPSQPRQCKEIVTIGYKGWWEDELLWRLYEHIRRYMEEGGPPIQPGESLRRSGTGKLPQFPPEVIAAAGGPALSEEEVRRLASIRE; encoded by the coding sequence ATGAGTCGTGAAAATAATCCGGACTACGATATTCGGCTGCCGCAATGGAATGCGCCAGATCCGCAGTTCGAATTTGGCGAGCAATTCCAAAAGAAAACCCTGTTGGGAGGTAAAGCTCCCTGGCGTATTTCTCTGCGTGAAAAAAAAGAACCTGTGCATGGAAAGGCGGATTCGTGCGATTCCTTGTTGAACATTCATTCGAATGCCATTGTCGTGGGTGCTCCAGCGGGCACGACTGAAATTACCTTCATGATGGGGTTGTATGCAATTCTCATTGGATTTGCTGCCTGCATGTTTGGATGGGGGGCTTTTGAATCCATCAGGGATTTGGATCCGGAAAAGTCGGGTTATTTATTGAATTCTTCGATTGCAATTGTTTTGACAATTGCATCGATTTTCTTTCTTGTTGCGGCAGCCTTTTTCTTCAGAATCGGATTTCTTACTCCTCGCGATCTCCCGGTTCTTTTCAACCGAAAGACCAGGGAGGTTTCATTCTTTACCGTCATTCCGATGAAATTCTGGAAATTCTGGCAGCGTGCCGGCGTCGGCGAAATAAAGACCTATCGATGGGACGACGCCTATGCGCGCAGCTATCAACTCACCGAATTGACGGGCGAAGCGGCGCGCTCTACCTATCTGCTGGCGCTTTTGTGGGGCGACCCCAGCCAACCCAGGCAATGCAAGGAGATCGTGACCATTGGCTACAAGGGTTGGTGGGAGGATGAATTGCTCTGGCGCCTGTATGAGCACATTCGACGCTACATGGAAGAAGGCGGCCCGCCGATCCAGCCGGGCGAGAGCTTGCGGCGCTCGGGAACAGGCAAGTTGCCGCAATTTCCGCCGGAGGTCATCGCCGCTGCCGGAGGGCCGGCCTTGAGCGAAGAAGAGGTGCGCCGGTTGGCGAGCATTCGCGAATGA